A genomic stretch from Carboxydocella sporoproducens DSM 16521 includes:
- a CDS encoding thermonuclease family protein, translating into MNLISKNRFIFLLLLLLLPFSFAFSGNQQFTPARVVSIADGDTIHVLFNGKNERVRMIGVNTPEIAHPELGIKEQPYGQAAQKYTTSALKGRKVFLEFDVEKRDKYGRLLAYVWLEKPASTREPEVRKKMFNAILLQNGYAQVMTVPPNVKYADLFVKLQREARNQNKGLWGITEKTGTSRVSSPTVSKKSYLGNSNSRKFHYPSCKWAQKISPSHRVWFNSREQAIKAGYDPCKVCRP; encoded by the coding sequence ATGAATTTGATATCCAAGAACAGATTTATTTTTCTCCTTCTACTGCTTTTGCTGCCATTTAGCTTTGCTTTTAGCGGGAACCAGCAGTTTACACCTGCCAGAGTAGTTTCCATTGCTGATGGTGATACTATTCATGTTTTATTTAACGGTAAAAATGAACGGGTAAGGATGATCGGGGTCAATACTCCTGAAATCGCCCATCCCGAGCTGGGCATCAAGGAACAACCCTATGGCCAGGCTGCCCAAAAATATACTACCAGTGCCTTAAAGGGCCGTAAAGTTTTCCTGGAATTCGATGTAGAAAAACGGGACAAATATGGTCGCCTCCTGGCCTATGTCTGGCTGGAAAAACCCGCTTCCACCCGGGAACCGGAAGTCCGGAAGAAGATGTTCAATGCTATCCTGCTGCAGAATGGTTATGCCCAGGTCATGACCGTTCCTCCCAATGTGAAATATGCTGACCTGTTTGTCAAATTACAGCGGGAAGCCCGCAACCAAAACAAAGGCCTCTGGGGGATTACGGAAAAGACCGGAACGAGCCGGGTATCTTCCCCCACAGTTAGCAAAAAATCCTATTTGGGTAATTCTAATTCCCGGAAGTTTCATTATCCCAGCTGTAAATGGGCCCAAAAAATCAGTCCCAGCCATCGCGTATGGTTTAACAGCCGGGAACAGGCTATCAAAGCCGGCTATGACCCATGTAAGGTTTGTCGGCCATAA
- the cooS gene encoding anaerobic carbon-monoxide dehydrogenase catalytic subunit — translation MTDTRISYHDSVEEMVQKIREDNLTTVFDRYQAMEKIRCKFCLQGLSCTLCTQGPCRISEQAGITRGVCGIDGDGMAMRNMLLRNIMGAATYGHHAYWAFKTLKATAEGKTPFTITDQNKLRWFCETVGINTNQDINAMAAQLADFLLAEQHKDHDSPSIMVEKFAPSKRKEVWKKMAIYPAGVVYEIQDAVASCLTNVDGDYVSLAKKALRLGIATIYTAQIGLEMVQDILYGTPMPHEVNVDLGIMDGDYVNIVFNGHQPWIGAATLQLARSADIQNKAKAAGARGLRIVGSIETGQELIQRFPVDDVFVGLMGNWLAIEPLLATGTVDAFVMEENCSPPHLGEYAEKYQFTLISVNTIVRLPGLHHALDYKPIEATNIANRVIDLAIENFKARKNRGITARVPLKTQKAIAGFSTEAVLQALGNSLDPLVDVIKANKLKGVVALVNCTTLRNGPHDTTTVGLTKELIKRDILVVAGGCGVHGLEVAGLCNLDAISQAGQGLQEVCNLLKIPPVLPFGTCTDTGRISMLVTALAEHLQVDVPQLPIAVTAPEWMEQKATIDGFFAVAYGTITHLSPTPFITGAPRLVQLLTQDVEQLTGGKVILGDDPVQVASEIEQHINNKRQGLGLPV, via the coding sequence ATGACAGATACCAGAATCAGCTACCACGACTCGGTAGAGGAAATGGTGCAAAAAATCCGTGAAGACAACCTCACCACTGTTTTCGACCGCTATCAGGCCATGGAAAAAATCCGCTGCAAATTCTGTCTGCAAGGCCTGAGCTGCACCCTCTGCACTCAGGGACCCTGCCGTATTAGTGAGCAAGCCGGGATTACCCGGGGGGTCTGTGGTATCGATGGTGATGGTATGGCCATGCGCAATATGCTTCTGCGCAATATCATGGGTGCCGCTACCTACGGACACCATGCCTACTGGGCTTTCAAAACCCTGAAAGCCACAGCTGAAGGCAAGACCCCCTTTACCATCACCGACCAGAACAAACTGCGCTGGTTCTGTGAAACTGTTGGCATCAATACCAACCAGGACATAAACGCCATGGCTGCCCAGCTGGCTGATTTCCTCCTGGCTGAACAGCACAAAGACCATGATAGCCCCAGCATCATGGTAGAAAAATTCGCACCCAGCAAACGCAAAGAGGTCTGGAAAAAAATGGCCATCTATCCCGCTGGTGTAGTTTACGAAATTCAGGATGCCGTAGCCAGCTGTTTAACCAATGTCGACGGGGATTATGTTTCTCTGGCCAAAAAAGCACTGCGGCTGGGAATAGCCACCATCTACACCGCTCAGATCGGTCTGGAAATGGTCCAGGATATCCTGTATGGCACTCCTATGCCCCATGAAGTCAATGTGGACCTGGGCATTATGGATGGCGACTATGTCAATATCGTTTTCAATGGCCATCAGCCCTGGATCGGTGCCGCTACCCTGCAGCTGGCCCGCAGTGCCGATATCCAGAACAAGGCCAAAGCCGCCGGCGCCAGGGGTTTACGGATTGTCGGTTCTATCGAAACCGGCCAGGAATTAATTCAGCGTTTCCCGGTCGATGATGTATTTGTGGGCTTGATGGGCAACTGGCTGGCCATTGAACCATTACTGGCCACCGGTACTGTTGATGCCTTCGTCATGGAAGAAAACTGTTCACCTCCGCACCTGGGTGAATATGCAGAAAAATATCAGTTCACTCTGATCAGTGTCAATACCATCGTGCGTTTGCCCGGTCTCCACCATGCCCTGGATTATAAACCCATCGAAGCGACCAATATCGCCAACCGCGTCATCGATCTGGCCATCGAAAACTTCAAGGCTCGAAAAAACAGGGGGATTACTGCCAGGGTACCGCTAAAAACTCAGAAAGCCATTGCCGGTTTCTCCACTGAGGCCGTGCTGCAGGCCCTGGGCAACTCCCTGGATCCCCTGGTGGATGTAATCAAGGCCAACAAACTCAAAGGTGTTGTCGCTCTGGTCAACTGTACCACCTTGCGCAATGGACCCCATGATACCACTACCGTAGGTCTTACTAAAGAACTGATCAAGCGGGACATCCTGGTAGTAGCAGGCGGTTGCGGTGTACACGGTCTGGAAGTAGCAGGCCTCTGCAATCTAGATGCCATCAGCCAGGCAGGTCAGGGGCTGCAGGAAGTATGTAACCTGCTGAAGATTCCTCCGGTTTTACCCTTTGGGACCTGTACCGATACCGGCCGTATCTCCATGCTGGTAACAGCCCTGGCCGAACATCTGCAGGTGGATGTACCGCAACTTCCCATCGCCGTTACCGCACCAGAATGGATGGAGCAAAAGGCCACCATCGACGGCTTCTTTGCCGTAGCCTATGGTACCATCACGCACCTGTCACCCACGCCCTTTATTACCGGCGCACCCCGTTTGGTCCAGCTGCTGACCCAGGATGTGGAACAGCTGACCGGTGGCAAGGTTATACTAGGCGATGACCCGGTTCAGGTAGCCAGTGAGATCGAGCAGCATATCAATAACAAACGACAGGGCTTAGGACTGCCGGTATAA
- a CDS encoding thioredoxin domain-containing protein: MANRLATEKSPYLLQHAQNPVDWYPWGEEAFQRAQKEDKPIFLSIGYSTCHWCHVMERESFEDEEVAEILNRYFVSIKVDREERPDVDQVYMTVCQAMTGQGGWPLTIIMTPEKKPFFAGTYFPKQSRHGMPGLVDILQRVAQLWQEEREQLLETGDRIVEAIRQEQPEGETEELKTATFEKAFQHFSRSFDPDYGGFGPPPKFPTPHIAGFLLRYWRLMGEEKALAMVEKTLEAMYLGGIYDHIGYGFSRYSTDRYWLVPHFEKMLYDNALLIYLYSEAYQCTNNPRYARIVTEIITYILREMTHPEGGFYSAQDADSEGEEGKYYVWQPGEVIKILGEGRGQAFCQAYDITVKGNFEGKNIPNLIKSGWVDGFEQEKERLYRHRLQRIPPYKDDKILTAWNGLMIAALAFAGRVWQKEEWTGAAAKAVQFIYRHLFREDGRLLARYREGEAQYPAYLDDYAFLTWGLLELYLTTLKSEYLQKAEKLAEETVDLFWDNTSGGCFFYGHDSEELFLRPKEVYDHALPAGNSVMAYNFWRLWAITGQERWRDLLDKQLQAFAPVVNRVPMAATFFLQVCWLEEQTPLEVTISGRSEEAEIKTLIYQLSRRFRPELVITIKPEDKPLTYMVCHKQACRPPVNNLEELLKMLAE, translated from the coding sequence ATGGCAAATAGATTGGCAACTGAGAAGTCACCATATTTATTACAACATGCTCAAAATCCGGTTGACTGGTATCCCTGGGGTGAGGAAGCTTTCCAGCGGGCCCAAAAAGAGGACAAGCCAATCTTCCTATCTATTGGGTACTCAACTTGCCACTGGTGTCATGTCATGGAAAGGGAAAGCTTCGAGGACGAGGAAGTGGCGGAAATTCTTAACCGATACTTTGTTTCCATCAAGGTGGATAGAGAGGAGAGGCCTGATGTTGACCAGGTCTATATGACTGTATGTCAGGCTATGACCGGGCAGGGCGGTTGGCCCTTAACTATTATTATGACCCCGGAGAAAAAACCATTCTTTGCAGGCACCTATTTTCCCAAACAAAGCCGGCATGGCATGCCAGGGCTGGTGGATATACTGCAGCGAGTAGCGCAACTGTGGCAGGAAGAACGGGAACAGTTACTGGAAACAGGAGACAGGATAGTAGAGGCTATACGACAGGAGCAGCCGGAAGGGGAGACAGAAGAATTGAAGACAGCTACATTTGAAAAAGCCTTCCAGCATTTTTCCCGCTCCTTTGATCCGGACTATGGTGGATTTGGGCCTCCGCCCAAATTTCCCACTCCTCATATAGCCGGTTTTTTGTTGCGTTACTGGCGGCTAATGGGTGAGGAGAAAGCCCTGGCGATGGTAGAAAAGACCCTGGAAGCCATGTATTTAGGGGGAATTTATGACCATATCGGATATGGGTTTAGCCGTTATTCCACAGACCGTTACTGGTTAGTACCCCATTTTGAAAAAATGCTTTATGATAATGCCCTTCTGATTTATCTTTATTCAGAAGCCTACCAGTGTACCAATAATCCCCGTTATGCCCGGATTGTTACCGAAATAATTACTTATATCTTGCGGGAGATGACCCATCCTGAAGGGGGATTTTATTCCGCTCAGGATGCTGATTCGGAGGGGGAAGAAGGCAAATACTATGTCTGGCAACCGGGAGAGGTCATAAAAATCCTGGGGGAAGGGCGGGGACAAGCCTTTTGTCAGGCCTATGACATTACGGTTAAAGGCAATTTTGAAGGTAAAAACATCCCTAATTTAATCAAAAGCGGATGGGTCGATGGGTTTGAACAGGAGAAAGAAAGATTGTACCGACATCGGCTACAGCGCATCCCTCCTTATAAAGACGATAAAATCCTGACGGCCTGGAATGGGTTGATGATAGCTGCCTTAGCTTTTGCCGGCAGGGTATGGCAAAAAGAGGAATGGACTGGAGCTGCGGCTAAGGCAGTCCAATTTATCTATCGCCATCTTTTCCGGGAAGATGGTCGGCTATTAGCCCGCTACCGGGAAGGAGAGGCGCAGTATCCTGCTTATCTTGATGATTATGCCTTTCTGACCTGGGGGCTACTGGAACTTTATCTTACCACTCTCAAGTCCGAATACTTGCAAAAGGCGGAAAAGCTGGCTGAGGAAACAGTGGATTTGTTCTGGGATAATACCAGTGGCGGCTGTTTCTTTTACGGCCACGATAGTGAAGAGTTATTTCTGAGACCCAAAGAAGTGTATGATCATGCCCTGCCGGCGGGCAACTCCGTAATGGCTTATAACTTCTGGCGTCTCTGGGCCATAACCGGTCAGGAAAGATGGCGCGATCTGCTGGATAAACAGCTGCAGGCTTTTGCTCCAGTTGTTAACAGGGTGCCGATGGCTGCTACCTTTTTCCTGCAGGTTTGCTGGCTGGAAGAACAAACTCCCCTGGAAGTTACCATAAGTGGGCGATCGGAAGAAGCGGAAATTAAGACCTTGATTTACCAGCTTTCCCGGCGTTTTCGGCCGGAACTGGTGATTACTATTAAACCCGAGGACAAGCCTTTGACTTACATGGTGTGTCACAAGCAGGCCTGCCGGCCGCCGGTTAATAATCTTGAAGAACTGCTAAAAATGCTGGCCGAATAA
- a CDS encoding GDSL-type esterase/lipase family protein has translation MWVALGDSLTYGFPYSPRESWVARVAEELGIQIENRGICGDTLTDMARRLEKDVLGYQPSHCLVLGGTNDVYQLHYRFQRSCQAFMQIIDGLRRHNIIPLVGLPLPVEEAEISARLQELLAWQRDFCTEEGIILIDFFAAFQRQGGIALLPDGVHPGREGYRLMAETALAVLRPLFKEEQSR, from the coding sequence ATGTGGGTAGCACTGGGCGATTCCCTGACCTATGGCTTTCCCTATAGCCCCCGGGAGTCCTGGGTGGCCCGGGTGGCGGAGGAACTGGGGATACAGATTGAAAACAGAGGGATTTGTGGAGATACGCTTACTGATATGGCCAGACGTCTGGAAAAGGATGTGCTGGGATATCAGCCCAGTCATTGTCTGGTACTGGGAGGAACCAATGATGTTTACCAGCTGCACTACCGTTTCCAGAGAAGCTGTCAGGCCTTTATGCAGATAATTGATGGTTTGCGCCGGCATAATATTATCCCCCTGGTAGGTTTGCCCTTACCGGTAGAAGAGGCAGAAATCAGTGCCCGCTTGCAGGAATTGCTGGCCTGGCAGCGGGATTTTTGCACGGAGGAAGGTATTATCCTGATTGACTTCTTTGCTGCCTTTCAAAGACAGGGCGGTATCGCTCTCTTGCCCGATGGGGTTCATCCCGGACGGGAGGGTTACCGCTTAATGGCTGAAACTGCTCTGGCTGTTTTACGGCCTTTATTCAAGGAGGAACAAAGTCGATGA